The following are encoded together in the Strongyloides ratti genome assembly S_ratti_ED321, chromosome : 2 genome:
- a CDS encoding General transcription factor IIH subunit 3 codes for MSCQIVILDCNIGSHGQLFKKLSTNRIYEAMTTAIAAFGSQHLSSAPTNKFVLLAAGKNISNKFIYISDQSENVGASIEILNSIQKTFRNVLHIRDKSKYVEYASPLALALCQIRKFKSNSNKGQNKITIINLSPVTDWERDMILNCAFAAKQYNILIDVIAFALHQTSPVLHQCCDITGGTHVHVEKPYLLLQYLNKYVSPDEDMRVSLKNTFNGEVDYCPTCICHGKSLNIGFVCSVCLSIHCAPDSECYSCKTIFNKSPPTLNDPKSIMDVKKTIQFVKIYSGDKERIETEEANSVKDDNEMDVSQESIFQNGENVKTKTETDTALESLMQF; via the coding sequence ATGTCTTGTCAGATAGTTATATTAGATTGCAATATTGGTAGTCATGgacaattatttaaaaaattatctactAATCGTATTTATGAAGCAATGACTACAGCAATTGCTGCATTTGGATCTCAACATCTTAGTAGTGCACcaacaaataaatttgttcTTTTAGCTGCTGGAAAAAATATCTCAAATAAGTTTATTTACATATCAGATCAAAGTGAAAATGTTGGTGCTTctatagaaatattaaatagtaTTCAAAAAACTTTTAGAAATGTTTTACATATTAGagataaatcaaaatatgtTGAGTATGCTAGTCCATTAGCTTTAGCTTTATGTcaaattagaaaatttaaatctaACAGTAATAAAggacaaaataaaattacaataattaatttatctcCAGTAACAGACTGGGAACGTGAtatgattttaaattgtGCTTTTGCTGcaaaacaatataatattttgattgaTGTTATTGCATTTGCCTTACACCAAACAAGTCCTGTATTACATCAATGTTGTGATATTACTGGTGGAACTCATGTACATGTAGAAAAACCTTATTTACTTTtgcaatatttaaataaatatgtatcCCCTGATGAAGATATGCGggtttctttaaaaaatactttcaATGGTGAGGTTGATTATTGTCCAACATGTATATGTCATGgaaaatcattaaatattggTTTTGTTTGTAGTGTTTGTTTATCAATACATTGTGCTCCTGATTCAGAATGTTATTCAtgtaaaacaatttttaacaaatctCCTCCAACTTTGAATGATCCAAAATCTATAATGGATGTCAAAAAAACGATTCagtttgttaaaatttattctgGTGATAAAGAAAGAATAGAAACTGAAGAAGCAAATAGTGTTAAAGATGATAATGAAATGGATGTATCTCAAGAAAGTATTTTTCAAAATGGTGAAAATGTTAAGACTAAGACTGAAAC